In Actinomyces weissii, a genomic segment contains:
- a CDS encoding DUF2334 domain-containing protein: MRTAAGQNRYHPLRRTSRGILTSLALVALAVAPASAASATAEEPSPLPAPPGNELRLEAADLQTDQVLGVPEPEAAKAQALPLALEGGAAVDLDVPAEEALRQAPAEPQVRDLAAPAAAQPAALPAEAVTFGKEGGSASTLVLYDTPQESPYQFLSEYYATEMGVLASHSGRVTVMPVSKYVAGLAGSYTGVIYTGSTYDEPLPRAFVDDVLTGNVPVLWIGFNIWRLAATDTDRAAFTGRYGWDAATSYIDSADTVTTVRYEGQDLARHKLNKAGIVAPHVVKPETVQVLGTAQCSSSEGVAQDCAPIAQTTGSTFPWAVRSGNLTYIGEIPLAYMGEKDRYLALADLVLELVDPQAQTSRTAAVRLEDVSPDTDPDELQASIDVMVSRGVPFQIALVPVYTDPNGYYNDGQPRRLTLADTPRLVEVLKYAVDHGGTLIQHGTTHQYGQLTNPYSGTSTDDFEFIRSWCTAVPDPKAPQVACTKDTFVQIGGRLPEDSQEWAAQRVAEGRQIIAEVGLPVPTVFETPHYAASDASYRGMAQHYGTRYERGLFHAGLLTGRQGGDRDYIGQFFPYTVTDPYGTYVLPENLGNYEPETFSQHPARMPADIIAAARANKVVTHANASFFFHPYYDAAVLAEIIDGIKAEGYTFVPATQLR, encoded by the coding sequence GTGAGAACAGCAGCGGGCCAGAACCGGTACCACCCACTACGTAGGACGTCACGCGGCATCCTCACCAGCCTGGCTCTCGTAGCCCTGGCGGTCGCGCCAGCCAGCGCCGCCTCAGCCACTGCCGAGGAGCCCAGCCCCCTGCCAGCGCCTCCGGGCAACGAGCTGCGGCTGGAGGCCGCGGACCTGCAGACGGACCAGGTCCTGGGCGTGCCCGAGCCGGAGGCCGCCAAGGCCCAGGCCCTGCCCCTGGCGCTGGAAGGCGGCGCGGCCGTGGACCTGGACGTCCCCGCGGAGGAGGCCCTACGGCAGGCACCAGCGGAACCGCAGGTGCGCGACCTGGCCGCGCCGGCCGCTGCCCAGCCCGCAGCCCTGCCTGCCGAGGCCGTCACCTTCGGGAAGGAGGGGGGCAGCGCCTCCACGCTGGTCCTCTACGACACCCCGCAGGAGTCCCCCTACCAGTTCCTGAGCGAGTACTACGCCACCGAGATGGGGGTACTCGCCTCCCACAGCGGACGGGTGACCGTCATGCCCGTCTCCAAGTACGTGGCTGGCCTGGCAGGCTCCTACACCGGCGTGATATACACCGGTTCCACCTATGACGAGCCGCTGCCGCGCGCCTTCGTCGACGACGTGCTCACCGGCAACGTCCCGGTGCTGTGGATCGGCTTCAACATCTGGAGGCTCGCCGCCACCGACACTGACCGCGCCGCCTTCACCGGCCGCTACGGCTGGGACGCCGCCACCTCCTACATCGACTCCGCCGACACCGTAACCACCGTGCGCTACGAGGGCCAGGACCTGGCCCGCCACAAGCTGAACAAGGCCGGGATAGTGGCGCCGCACGTCGTCAAGCCTGAGACCGTGCAGGTGCTGGGCACCGCCCAGTGCTCCTCCAGCGAGGGCGTGGCGCAGGACTGCGCCCCCATCGCCCAGACCACCGGCAGCACCTTCCCCTGGGCGGTGCGCTCCGGCAACCTGACCTACATCGGGGAGATCCCCCTGGCCTACATGGGGGAGAAGGACCGCTACCTGGCCCTGGCGGACCTGGTGCTGGAGCTGGTGGACCCACAGGCCCAGACCTCCCGCACCGCCGCGGTGCGCCTGGAGGACGTCAGCCCCGACACGGACCCGGACGAGCTCCAGGCGAGCATCGACGTCATGGTCTCCCGGGGAGTGCCCTTCCAGATCGCCCTGGTGCCGGTGTACACCGACCCCAACGGCTACTACAACGACGGCCAGCCCCGGCGCCTTACCCTGGCCGACACCCCCCGCCTGGTGGAGGTGCTCAAGTACGCGGTGGACCACGGGGGCACGCTCATCCAGCACGGCACCACCCACCAGTACGGGCAGCTGACCAACCCGTACTCGGGTACCAGCACTGACGACTTCGAGTTCATCCGCTCCTGGTGCACCGCCGTACCTGACCCCAAGGCCCCGCAGGTCGCCTGCACCAAGGACACCTTCGTGCAGATCGGCGGCCGCCTGCCGGAGGACTCGCAGGAGTGGGCGGCCCAGCGGGTCGCCGAGGGGCGCCAGATCATCGCCGAGGTCGGGCTGCCGGTGCCGACCGTCTTCGAGACGCCGCACTACGCGGCCTCTGACGCCTCCTACCGCGGCATGGCCCAGCACTACGGCACCCGTTACGAGCGGGGCCTGTTCCACGCGGGCCTGCTGACCGGACGGCAGGGCGGGGACCGAGACTACATCGGCCAGTTCTTCCCCTACACCGTGACCGACCCCTACGGCACCTACGTGCTGCCAGAGAACCTGGGCAACTACGAGCCCGAGACCTTCAGCCAGCACCCGGCGCGGATGCCTGCGGACATCATCGCGGCCGCCCGGGCCAACAAGGTCGTCACGCACGCCAACGCGAGCTTCTTCTTCCACCCCTACTACGACGCAGCCGTGCTGGCCGAGATCATTGACGGTATCAAGGCGGAGGGCTACACCTTCGTACCGGCCACCCAGCTCAGGTGA
- a CDS encoding cation:proton antiporter has protein sequence MDPLAIAVLALLVIAAGNQLAPKVGLASPLVLLTLGIGVGLLPWVQGVEVAPELILEGVLPPLLFATAVAMPVMDFRRELRSVAALAIGLVVASALLLGLMIHLLLPAVSLPWAVALGAVLSPTDAVAVAIARGQGVNHRIITVLEGEGLLNDASALVLLSAAVAAGLNTDAGALRPMSLATGFVMALAVAVVVGWLVGEATIRVRSRVTDSAVDTVISFTVPFLASIPTEYLGGSGLVAAVVAGLVVSFHGPQMLPPGNRRAAHANWRTLELVLEGAVFLVVGIQAYGIVNELRLDPSTPTVGHAVLLAVLSGALVMVVRAVFVAAILWWLRSARRRNHRRLSAQAERIARFEERLSHACDVDEELLASRDLSPEDWLKALNRWHSRLDKGRRRQKRATNDMAYFTAATLGPREGTVIVWAGMRGAVTLAAAQTLPLSAPLRPLLLLVALLVAVGSLVVQGLTLSLVIRLVKPLMAVEGEDEEEKRRVLKVMRNAVKESALAEALRDQGLDDTRGLTRSFSTVGRALAANSPGSLPHGLSPSQLRYLAVEAIHAQREALLEARDEGVFSSTTLQYALDRLDAEEVMLAAHH, from the coding sequence ATGGATCCACTGGCAATCGCGGTACTCGCCCTGCTGGTCATCGCCGCAGGCAACCAGCTGGCCCCCAAGGTGGGGCTGGCCTCACCCCTGGTCCTGCTGACCCTGGGCATCGGCGTGGGCCTGCTGCCGTGGGTCCAGGGGGTGGAGGTGGCTCCCGAGCTGATCCTGGAGGGCGTCCTGCCTCCGCTGCTCTTCGCTACCGCCGTGGCTATGCCCGTCATGGACTTCCGCCGGGAGCTGCGCAGCGTGGCGGCCCTGGCTATCGGCCTGGTGGTGGCCTCCGCCCTGCTGCTGGGCCTGATGATCCACCTGCTGCTGCCTGCGGTCTCCCTGCCCTGGGCGGTGGCCCTGGGCGCCGTGCTCAGCCCCACCGACGCCGTCGCCGTGGCGATCGCCCGCGGGCAGGGGGTCAACCACCGCATCATCACCGTGCTGGAGGGGGAGGGCCTGCTCAACGACGCCTCCGCCCTGGTGCTGCTGTCCGCCGCGGTAGCCGCAGGCCTGAACACGGACGCCGGGGCCCTACGGCCCATGAGCCTGGCAACCGGCTTCGTCATGGCCCTGGCGGTGGCGGTGGTGGTCGGCTGGCTGGTGGGTGAGGCCACCATCCGGGTGCGCTCGCGGGTCACCGACTCCGCCGTGGACACCGTAATCTCCTTCACCGTGCCGTTCCTGGCCTCTATCCCCACCGAGTACCTGGGTGGCTCCGGCCTGGTCGCGGCGGTGGTCGCAGGACTCGTGGTGTCCTTCCACGGCCCGCAGATGCTGCCCCCCGGCAACCGCCGGGCCGCCCACGCCAACTGGCGCACGCTGGAGCTGGTGCTGGAGGGGGCCGTGTTCCTGGTGGTGGGGATCCAGGCCTACGGCATCGTCAACGAGCTGCGCCTGGACCCCAGCACCCCCACCGTGGGCCACGCCGTTCTGCTGGCCGTGCTCTCAGGAGCCTTGGTGATGGTGGTGCGGGCGGTGTTCGTGGCGGCGATCCTGTGGTGGCTGCGCTCGGCGAGACGGCGTAACCACCGCCGACTAAGCGCCCAGGCCGAGCGCATCGCCAGGTTCGAGGAGCGCCTCTCGCACGCCTGCGACGTGGACGAGGAGCTGCTGGCCTCCCGGGACCTGAGCCCAGAGGACTGGCTGAAGGCACTTAACCGCTGGCACTCCCGGCTGGACAAGGGACGCCGCCGCCAGAAGCGGGCCACCAATGACATGGCCTACTTCACTGCCGCCACCCTGGGGCCCCGCGAGGGGACCGTGATCGTGTGGGCAGGTATGCGGGGGGCGGTGACCCTGGCAGCGGCCCAGACCCTGCCGCTCAGCGCCCCCCTGCGACCGCTGCTGCTGCTGGTGGCCCTGCTGGTGGCGGTGGGCTCACTGGTGGTCCAGGGACTGACCCTGTCCCTGGTGATCCGGCTGGTCAAGCCGCTTATGGCGGTTGAGGGGGAGGACGAGGAGGAGAAGCGGCGGGTGCTGAAGGTCATGCGCAACGCCGTCAAGGAGTCCGCCCTGGCTGAGGCCCTGCGGGACCAGGGGCTGGACGACACCCGGGGCCTGACCAGGTCCTTCTCCACAGTGGGTAGGGCCCTGGCGGCCAACTCACCCGGTAGCCTGCCCCACGGCCTGAGCCCCTCCCAGCTGCGCTACCTGGCCGTGGAGGCGATCCACGCCCAGCGGGAGGCCCTGCTGGAGGCCCGTGACGAGGGCGTGTTCTCCTCCACCACCCTGCAGTACGCCCTGGACCGGCTGGACGCCGAGGAGGTCATGCTGGCCGCACACCACTGA
- the wecB gene encoding non-hydrolyzing UDP-N-acetylglucosamine 2-epimerase, whose translation MHEPSPSSKPPVKVMLVYGTRPEAIKLAPLVRALEADSRFTPVVVVTGQHREMLDQVNTFFGITPDCDLDVHRPGQTLTEVTTKVLAGAGEQIAAHRPDVVVVQGDTTSAFAGALAAFYHQVPVAHVEAGLRSGTIASPFPEEGNRRLIGQVASINLCPTASSRDNLLRDGFDPHSLVVTGNTVIDALLETVSRPVHLTDPALERLVQDPGPRVVLVTAHRRESWGEPMRRVGRAVARLASDRPGTTFVLPAHRNPVVREALLPQVQDLPNVVVTEPLEYAQFCALMNRADLVLTDSGGVQEEAPALSKPVLVMRENTERPEAVAAGVAQLVGTDEERIVRSVSTLLDDPEAYHRMARATNPYGDGRACERILAALAATFDRGQRLPDFNYTAQPKE comes from the coding sequence ATGCACGAACCGAGCCCGTCATCCAAGCCGCCCGTCAAGGTCATGCTGGTCTACGGGACCAGGCCGGAAGCCATCAAGCTCGCCCCGCTGGTGCGGGCCCTGGAGGCGGACAGCCGCTTCACACCGGTGGTGGTGGTCACCGGCCAGCACCGCGAGATGCTCGACCAGGTCAACACCTTCTTCGGCATCACCCCGGACTGTGACCTGGACGTGCACCGCCCCGGACAGACCCTGACCGAGGTGACCACCAAGGTCCTGGCGGGGGCGGGGGAGCAGATCGCCGCCCACCGCCCCGACGTCGTCGTCGTGCAGGGGGACACCACCTCCGCCTTCGCGGGCGCCCTGGCGGCCTTCTACCACCAGGTGCCGGTGGCGCACGTGGAGGCGGGGCTGCGCAGCGGCACCATCGCCTCCCCCTTCCCGGAGGAGGGCAACCGGCGGCTCATCGGCCAGGTCGCCAGCATCAACCTGTGTCCGACCGCCTCCAGCCGGGACAACCTGCTGCGGGACGGCTTCGACCCGCACAGCCTCGTGGTCACCGGCAACACCGTGATCGACGCGCTCCTGGAGACCGTCTCCCGCCCGGTGCACCTGACGGACCCGGCCCTGGAGCGACTGGTCCAGGACCCGGGGCCGCGCGTGGTGCTGGTGACCGCCCACCGTCGCGAGTCCTGGGGGGAGCCCATGCGCCGCGTGGGCCGGGCCGTGGCCCGGCTGGCCAGCGACCGGCCCGGCACCACCTTCGTCCTGCCCGCCCACCGCAACCCCGTCGTCCGGGAGGCGCTGCTGCCCCAGGTGCAGGACCTGCCCAACGTCGTCGTCACCGAGCCGCTGGAGTACGCCCAGTTCTGCGCCCTCATGAACCGCGCGGACCTGGTTCTCACGGACTCCGGTGGCGTCCAGGAGGAGGCCCCCGCCCTGTCCAAGCCGGTGCTCGTAATGCGGGAGAACACCGAGCGTCCCGAGGCCGTGGCCGCTGGGGTGGCCCAGCTGGTGGGCACGGACGAGGAGCGCATAGTCCGCAGTGTCTCCACCCTCCTGGACGACCCGGAGGCCTACCACCGCATGGCCCGCGCCACCAACCCCTACGGGGACGGGCGGGCCTGCGAGCGGATCCTGGCGGCCCTGGCGGCCACCTTCGACCGCGGCCAGCGGCTGCCCGACTTTAACTACACCGCCCAACCGAAGGAGTAA
- a CDS encoding histidinol-phosphate transaminase yields the protein MSKLPLRAGIEHEVPYGAPELDVPVRLNVNENPYPPASDVVADIAQAVAQAASGLNRYPDRDFPALRQALADYLAVESGVRLAKEQLWAANGSNEVMLHLLQAFGGPGRTCLSFTPTYSMYPEYARDTLTGYRTLPRRPDFTLDTTAAVEAIRQEHPAVVVLASPNNPTGTALPLEQVRLLLEAARGHGPATTGGQPTDAVVVVDEAYGEFRRPGVPSALELLAEHPNLAVCRTMSKAFGMAGLRLGYLAASPELVDALRVVRLPYHLSALTQAAALAALSHREELMSQVASLRSERDQLVAWLRQAGYTAWDSDANFVLFGPFPDREATWQALLERGVLIRVVGPDGYLRVSVGTPDEMKQFRDALSATTKEQG from the coding sequence GTGAGCAAGCTTCCGTTACGTGCCGGTATTGAGCACGAGGTGCCCTACGGCGCCCCCGAGCTGGACGTGCCGGTGCGCCTGAACGTCAACGAGAACCCCTATCCGCCGGCCAGCGACGTCGTCGCCGACATCGCGCAGGCGGTGGCCCAGGCGGCCAGCGGGCTCAACCGCTACCCGGACCGCGACTTCCCCGCCCTGCGTCAGGCCCTGGCGGACTACCTGGCAGTGGAGTCCGGGGTGCGCCTGGCCAAGGAGCAGCTCTGGGCGGCCAACGGCTCCAACGAGGTCATGCTGCACCTGCTGCAGGCCTTCGGGGGGCCGGGCCGCACCTGCCTGTCCTTCACCCCCACCTACTCCATGTACCCCGAGTACGCGCGCGACACCCTGACCGGGTACCGCACCCTGCCGCGTCGCCCGGACTTCACCCTGGACACGACGGCCGCCGTGGAGGCCATCAGGCAGGAGCACCCGGCCGTGGTCGTGCTGGCCAGCCCCAACAACCCCACCGGCACCGCCTTGCCCCTGGAACAGGTGCGGCTCCTGCTGGAGGCCGCCCGCGGGCACGGCCCCGCCACCACCGGTGGCCAGCCCACTGACGCCGTGGTGGTGGTGGACGAGGCCTACGGTGAGTTCCGCCGCCCCGGCGTGCCCAGCGCCCTGGAGCTGCTGGCGGAGCACCCCAACCTGGCCGTGTGCCGCACCATGAGCAAGGCCTTCGGGATGGCCGGGCTGCGCCTGGGCTACCTGGCGGCCAGCCCGGAGCTGGTGGACGCGCTGCGCGTGGTGCGCCTGCCCTACCACCTCTCGGCCCTGACCCAGGCGGCCGCCCTGGCCGCCCTGTCCCACCGCGAGGAGCTGATGAGCCAGGTGGCCTCCCTGCGCTCTGAGCGCGACCAGCTGGTGGCCTGGCTGCGGCAGGCGGGGTACACGGCCTGGGACTCTGACGCCAACTTCGTGCTCTTTGGGCCCTTCCCGGACCGGGAGGCCACCTGGCAGGCCCTGCTGGAGCGGGGTGTCCTGATTCGGGTGGTGGGCCCCGACGGGTACCTTCGAGTCAGTGTCGGCACCCCCGACGAGATGAAGCAGTTCCGCGACGCCCTGTCAGCCACCACCAAGGAGCAAGGATGA
- the hisB gene encoding imidazoleglycerol-phosphate dehydratase HisB has protein sequence MSRTARIERTTSESSVVVEIDLDGSGRTEVSTTVPFYDHLLTALGKHSLVDLRVQASGDTHIDVHHTVEDTAICLGQALRQALGDKRGIRRFGDALVPLDEALAQAVVDLSGRPYLVHEGESEQFVHHLIGGHFTGSMVRHVLESLSYHAGICLHMRVVSGRDPHHIAEAEFKALARALRTALEPDPRVDGVPSTKGSL, from the coding sequence ATGAGCCGCACCGCCCGGATCGAGCGGACCACCAGCGAGTCCAGCGTCGTCGTCGAGATCGACCTTGACGGCAGCGGCAGGACCGAGGTCTCTACCACCGTGCCCTTCTACGACCACCTGCTCACCGCCCTGGGCAAGCACTCGCTGGTGGACCTGCGGGTCCAGGCCAGCGGGGACACGCATATTGACGTGCACCACACCGTGGAGGACACCGCGATCTGCCTGGGGCAGGCCCTGCGGCAGGCCCTGGGGGACAAGCGCGGTATCCGTCGTTTTGGTGACGCCCTCGTGCCCTTGGACGAGGCCCTGGCCCAGGCGGTGGTGGACCTGTCAGGCCGCCCCTACCTGGTGCACGAGGGGGAGTCCGAGCAGTTCGTGCACCACCTGATTGGCGGGCACTTCACCGGCTCCATGGTGCGCCACGTCCTGGAGTCGCTGTCCTACCACGCCGGAATCTGCCTGCACATGCGGGTAGTCTCGGGCCGGGACCCCCACCATATTGCGGAGGCTGAGTTCAAGGCGCTGGCCCGTGCCCTGCGGACCGCCTTGGAGCCGGACCCCCGGGTGGACGGCGTCCCCTCCACGAAGGGATCCCTGTAA
- the hisD gene encoding histidinol dehydrogenase — MLRRLDLRGTQLTTRQLAEVMPRAVLDVTAALDAVAPVIADVRARGAAALRDAAQRFDQVRPQHLRVPQSALQEALEQLDPQVRQALELCAAHNRAGHQAQLPVEKETEIVPGGRVTQRWVPVRRVGLYVPGGLAVYPSSVVMNTVAAQVAGVEQIALASPPQKDFGGLPHPTILAACALLGVTEVYAVGGAQAVAMLAYGAQVEDDTDRADLAAAGLSGEQLCEPVDVITGPGNVYVAAAKRAVRAVVGIDAEAGPTEIAVLAGGTADPELVAADLLSQAEHDPHAGSVLITDSTSLADAVDAALARRLAATRHAQRATTALSGPQSGTVLVRDLEQGIAVANAYAAEHLEVLTAQAPAVARRVRNAGAVFVGPYSPVPLGDYLAGSNHVLPTGGTARFAAGLSVMAYIKPVQVIEYDAAALAALTPALTALAEAEDLPAHGEAARARLG; from the coding sequence ATGCTCAGACGCCTGGACCTGCGAGGTACCCAGCTCACCACCCGGCAGCTGGCCGAGGTCATGCCCCGCGCCGTGCTGGACGTCACCGCGGCCCTGGACGCCGTCGCCCCTGTGATCGCGGACGTGCGGGCCCGGGGGGCCGCCGCCCTGCGGGACGCCGCCCAGCGCTTCGACCAGGTACGCCCCCAGCACCTGCGGGTGCCCCAGTCCGCCCTCCAGGAGGCCCTGGAGCAGCTGGACCCCCAGGTGCGCCAGGCCCTGGAGCTGTGCGCGGCCCACAACCGGGCCGGGCACCAGGCCCAGCTGCCGGTGGAGAAGGAGACCGAGATCGTCCCCGGGGGCCGTGTCACCCAGCGCTGGGTGCCGGTGCGCAGGGTGGGCCTGTACGTGCCCGGCGGCCTGGCCGTCTACCCCAGCTCCGTGGTCATGAACACGGTGGCGGCCCAGGTTGCGGGCGTGGAGCAGATCGCCCTGGCCTCCCCGCCCCAGAAGGACTTCGGGGGCCTGCCCCACCCCACCATCCTGGCGGCCTGCGCCCTGCTGGGCGTCACCGAGGTCTACGCCGTCGGTGGGGCCCAGGCCGTAGCCATGCTCGCCTACGGCGCCCAGGTGGAGGACGACACCGACCGGGCCGACCTGGCGGCCGCCGGGCTCAGCGGGGAGCAGCTGTGCGAGCCGGTTGACGTCATCACCGGTCCCGGCAACGTCTACGTGGCGGCCGCCAAGCGGGCGGTGCGGGCCGTGGTGGGTATCGACGCCGAGGCAGGACCCACCGAGATCGCGGTGCTGGCTGGCGGCACCGCCGACCCCGAGCTGGTGGCCGCGGACCTGCTCTCCCAGGCCGAGCACGACCCCCACGCGGGCAGCGTGCTGATCACCGACTCCACCAGCCTGGCAGACGCCGTCGACGCTGCCCTGGCCCGGCGCCTGGCGGCCACCAGGCACGCCCAGCGGGCCACCACCGCCCTGAGCGGCCCCCAGTCCGGCACCGTGCTGGTGCGTGACCTGGAGCAGGGGATCGCCGTGGCCAACGCCTACGCCGCCGAGCACCTGGAGGTGCTCACCGCGCAGGCCCCCGCCGTCGCCCGCCGTGTGCGCAACGCCGGGGCGGTATTCGTGGGCCCCTACAGCCCGGTGCCGCTGGGCGACTACCTGGCCGGCTCCAACCACGTGCTGCCCACCGGCGGCACCGCCCGCTTCGCCGCCGGGCTGTCAGTCATGGCCTACATCAAGCCGGTGCAGGTCATCGAGTACGACGCCGCGGCCCTGGCCGCCCTGACCCCCGCCCTGACCGCCCTGGCGGAGGCGGAGGACCTGCCCGCCCACGGGGAGGCGGCCCGCGCCCGCCTGGGCTGA
- a CDS encoding Tat pathway signal sequence translates to MSTLQALARREPLPRRQALAAAAGALLLPGLLSSCSRDSGQPGGQVLLDVADASGRLLDLSQMRALQSNGAGEQGLDDQLLDARTLEVVAHAPLHADEGPAGATAALRLPAGRACTLSLSWPTSHGYSTLLADLPGPGRYSLTELAALGLHHRQEERLNELEQAAAQEAANVQALRQTTGAALEACAVAAGPAARARLGNAALEAAAQAQLELDGACTVLTPADAYLGVTLTRPPTPAEMTALSALSQSRRLAARLVVEDHEDAQEVSRWREVISELQQAGASALVQVCDSQTVAGLDDRAWRRRLQVLVQELGAADAWETGNELGGDWAGPQAVQRALETARLLSTQSHTSQATRVLTLYYQLGQDTAERSVISWARTQVGAELRALTDVVGLSVYPQWHPLGVSANRVLDALATAFPGKRLAVTELGYGAQDLSAGPWWFGSPTDLVRARSTVAAHLTSVALGRADAWGAPFWWYYLEDELPGAPGGPVSSVLRSVAEASR, encoded by the coding sequence GTGAGCACCCTGCAGGCGCTGGCACGGCGGGAGCCGCTGCCCCGGCGCCAGGCCCTGGCCGCCGCTGCGGGAGCGCTGCTCCTGCCCGGCCTGCTCAGCAGCTGCTCGCGCGACTCCGGACAGCCAGGGGGGCAGGTGCTGCTTGACGTCGCCGACGCCTCCGGTCGGCTGCTGGACCTGTCACAGATGCGTGCCCTGCAGTCCAACGGTGCGGGGGAGCAGGGGCTGGACGACCAGCTCCTGGACGCCCGCACCCTGGAGGTGGTGGCGCACGCCCCCCTGCATGCGGACGAGGGGCCTGCCGGGGCGACCGCCGCTCTCCGGCTTCCGGCAGGCCGCGCCTGCACCCTGTCCCTGTCCTGGCCCACCAGCCACGGCTACTCCACCCTGCTGGCGGACCTGCCCGGCCCGGGCCGCTACAGCCTGACGGAGCTGGCGGCCCTGGGCCTGCACCACCGCCAGGAGGAGCGCCTGAACGAGCTGGAGCAGGCGGCAGCGCAGGAGGCTGCCAACGTCCAGGCACTGCGCCAGACCACCGGTGCCGCCCTGGAGGCCTGCGCCGTCGCCGCGGGGCCCGCGGCGCGCGCCCGGCTGGGCAACGCGGCCCTGGAGGCTGCCGCCCAGGCCCAGCTGGAGCTGGACGGGGCCTGCACGGTGCTCACCCCCGCTGACGCCTACCTGGGGGTCACCCTGACCCGTCCGCCCACCCCTGCGGAGATGACGGCGCTCAGCGCCCTGTCCCAGTCCCGCCGGCTCGCCGCCCGCCTGGTGGTGGAGGACCACGAGGACGCCCAGGAGGTATCCCGGTGGCGGGAGGTCATCTCCGAGCTGCAGCAGGCCGGGGCGAGCGCCCTGGTACAGGTCTGTGACTCCCAGACGGTCGCCGGGCTGGACGACCGGGCCTGGCGGCGTCGTCTGCAGGTCCTGGTCCAGGAGCTGGGGGCGGCCGACGCCTGGGAGACCGGCAACGAGCTGGGCGGCGACTGGGCGGGGCCGCAGGCGGTCCAGCGCGCCCTGGAGACGGCCCGGCTCCTGAGCACCCAGTCCCACACCTCCCAGGCCACCCGGGTCCTGACCCTCTACTACCAGCTCGGCCAGGACACGGCGGAGCGCTCAGTCATCAGCTGGGCCCGCACGCAGGTCGGTGCGGAGCTGCGCGCCCTGACCGACGTCGTGGGCCTGTCCGTCTACCCCCAGTGGCACCCCCTGGGGGTATCCGCCAACCGGGTGCTGGACGCCCTGGCCACCGCCTTCCCGGGCAAGCGGTTGGCGGTCACCGAGCTGGGGTACGGGGCGCAGGACCTGTCCGCCGGGCCCTGGTGGTTCGGCTCGCCGACCGACCTGGTCCGGGCCCGCTCGACCGTGGCCGCCCACCTGACCAGCGTCGCCCTGGGGCGGGCAGATGCCTGGGGCGCCCCCTTCTGGTGGTACTACCTGGAGGACGAGCTACCTGGGGCCCCTGGCGGCCCGGTGTCCTCGGTGCTGCGCTCCGTGGCGGAGGCGAGCCGCTGA